The Thermosulfurimonas sp. F29 genome includes a window with the following:
- the modA gene encoding molybdate ABC transporter substrate-binding protein, with the protein MRIVLALLLILILGWSEAVFGARILIFAGAASRPPTEEVAQAFERKTGVKVDLVFGGSGYVLSQMLLSRKGDLYFPGSSDYMELAKKKGAVIPETERVVAYLVPAIIVRRGNPRGIHSLRDLLRPGLRVAIANPEGVCVGAYAVEIVEKNFSAEEKEAFRRNLVNYTGSCAKTAAAVLLGAVDAVLGWRVFAYWNPEKLEVVPLKPEEIVRVGYLPIAVSRFTRHRDLAERFIRFLLSSEGKAIFRRYHYFMSREEAFAWIGAEKPVGGTYQVPPEWLGVKNP; encoded by the coding sequence ATGCGAATCGTACTTGCGCTACTCCTGATCCTGATCCTCGGATGGAGCGAGGCGGTCTTCGGGGCGCGAATTCTGATCTTTGCCGGTGCGGCCTCCAGGCCTCCCACCGAGGAGGTGGCCCAGGCCTTCGAGAGGAAGACCGGGGTTAAGGTGGATCTGGTCTTCGGAGGGTCCGGGTATGTGCTTTCTCAGATGCTCCTTTCCCGGAAGGGGGATCTTTATTTTCCCGGTTCCTCCGACTACATGGAGTTGGCCAAAAAGAAAGGGGCCGTGATTCCGGAGACCGAAAGGGTGGTGGCTTACCTGGTTCCGGCCATTATTGTGCGCAGGGGCAATCCCAGAGGGATTCACTCCCTCAGGGATCTGTTGCGTCCGGGCCTTCGGGTGGCCATAGCCAATCCGGAGGGGGTCTGTGTGGGAGCCTATGCGGTGGAAATCGTGGAGAAGAATTTCTCGGCCGAGGAAAAGGAGGCCTTTCGACGCAACCTGGTTAACTACACGGGCAGTTGCGCCAAGACGGCGGCGGCGGTGCTTCTGGGAGCGGTGGATGCGGTGCTGGGGTGGCGGGTCTTCGCCTACTGGAATCCGGAAAAGCTGGAGGTGGTTCCCCTCAAACCGGAGGAGATCGTGAGGGTGGGTTATCTTCCCATTGCCGTTTCCCGGTTCACCCGGCATCGGGATCTCGCCGAACGATTCATCCGATTTCTTCTCTCCTCCGAGGGAAAGGCCATCTTCCGTCGCTATCACTACTTCATGAGCCGGGAGGAGGCCTTCGCCTGGATCGGGGCCGAAAAACCGGTGGGAGGGACCTATCAGGTACCTCCGGAATGGCTCGGGGTGAAGAACCCGTGA
- a CDS encoding IS630 family transposase — protein MKDARYLSPKAQEAIRLRAVRAVLNGQSQTQVAKTFGVARGTVSRWLKIYREKGEEALLAKPRGRPKGGKLLGWQVATICNLIRDRYPDQMKLPFALWTREAVGQLIEREFGIKLSVWTVGRYLRRWGFTPQKPLKRAYEQNPKEVKAWLEEEYPQIKQKAREEGAEIYWGDETGIRSDHQAGRSWAPKGETPVVEVSGKRFRFNMISAISNRGKLKFMIFGERFNTEIFIEFLRRLIRSNEKRKIFLIVDNHRVHHAKKVSEWVRRHKGEIELFFLPKYSPELNPDEYLNQDVKTNAVGRRKSRTKEELMGNVRSYLMSTQRQPEIVKSYFRAPAVRYAM, from the coding sequence ATGAAAGATGCTCGCTATTTATCCCCAAAAGCACAGGAAGCCATAAGACTTAGAGCCGTCCGAGCTGTTCTCAATGGCCAGTCTCAAACCCAGGTGGCCAAAACTTTTGGTGTGGCCAGAGGAACGGTTTCGAGATGGCTCAAGATCTATCGGGAAAAAGGCGAAGAGGCCCTTTTGGCCAAACCTCGCGGACGACCTAAGGGAGGAAAGCTTTTAGGCTGGCAGGTAGCTACTATTTGCAACCTCATTCGAGATCGTTATCCAGACCAGATGAAGCTTCCCTTTGCCCTTTGGACCAGAGAGGCTGTGGGGCAGCTCATAGAGAGGGAGTTTGGGATCAAGCTATCGGTATGGACGGTAGGGCGGTATTTGAGGCGGTGGGGGTTTACGCCGCAGAAGCCTTTGAAGCGGGCTTATGAACAGAATCCTAAGGAAGTGAAGGCGTGGCTTGAGGAGGAATATCCACAGATCAAGCAGAAGGCTCGGGAGGAAGGAGCGGAGATTTACTGGGGAGACGAGACGGGAATCAGGTCTGACCATCAGGCAGGAAGGAGTTGGGCCCCTAAGGGGGAGACCCCGGTGGTGGAAGTAAGCGGCAAGCGATTTCGGTTCAACATGATATCGGCCATAAGCAACCGAGGGAAGTTGAAATTCATGATTTTTGGGGAGCGGTTTAATACGGAGATATTTATCGAATTTTTGCGAAGGCTCATAAGATCCAACGAAAAGAGGAAGATATTTCTGATCGTTGACAATCATAGGGTGCATCATGCGAAGAAGGTGTCAGAGTGGGTGAGGAGACATAAAGGAGAGATAGAGCTTTTCTTTTTACCGAAATACAGTCCGGAGTTGAATCCGGATGAATATTTGAATCAAGATGTGAAGACAAATGCAGTGGGAAGGAGGAAGTCCCGGACGAAAGAAGAATTGATGGGCAACGTGAGGAGCTATTTGATGAGTACGCAGAGGCAGCCGGAGATAGTGAAGAGTTACTTTCGCGCCCCGGCAGTCAGATATGCCATGTAA
- a CDS encoding deoxynucleoside kinase has product MSSRNSCKPKRVRRTGFASLRSAPPAADALVRKMTFILNIAGPPGSGKTTLAKIIAKALNWKYIAYDNIESTDIEKLFKNPKMWAFPMQVKFLISKVTSILLALNERCNIVIDRSVYEDMDIFAKYFFLKGYISGKDYKLYCYLSNIILRVLPKPHLLIY; this is encoded by the coding sequence ATGTCTTCTCGAAATTCGTGTAAGCCTAAACGCGTCCGGCGGACGGGCTTCGCCTCGCTCCGCTCGGCTCCGCCCGCCGCTGACGCCCTCGTTAGAAAGATGACTTTTATTTTAAATATAGCCGGTCCACCAGGTTCAGGCAAAACAACTTTAGCTAAAATTATTGCTAAAGCTTTAAATTGGAAATATATCGCCTATGATAATATAGAATCTACAGATATAGAAAAATTGTTTAAAAATCCTAAAATGTGGGCTTTTCCAATGCAAGTTAAATTTCTAATTAGTAAAGTAACTTCCATTTTATTAGCATTAAATGAGAGATGTAATATTGTAATAGATCGTTCTGTTTATGAAGATATGGATATTTTTGCGAAGTATTTTTTTCTTAAAGGTTATATATCTGGAAAAGATTATAAACTATATTGTTATTTATCTAATATAATTTTAAGGGTGCTCCCAAAACCCCATCTTTTAATATATTAA
- a CDS encoding CCA tRNA nucleotidyltransferase has protein sequence MGDGYRGQTGGLLSGLALKESSAKIRDFLQELAGRGEVYVTGGAVRDILRGERVGDLDLTVVDLSPLEVAEEAARRLSWALVPLHEDFGVFRVAHGGFSLDISGLRPGAVDIEEDLRLRDFTFNALAVPLPEALEKTPSEWPLLDPCLGLRDLKSGLIRAISRRNLVDDPLRILRAYRFYALGFGEIEEETRRWLSAERERLLGVARERIAHELMLILKSKRAGETFSLMAEDEVFFVIFPELAEARGVPQPAFHHLDVLGHSLEALRRAEEVLEAPEKFFGTGEPFREVLKDPERVVAVKLAALFHDAGKARTFAPPGKRSDRITFYEHEKVGAEMFEAWATRLRWKRSLAKKVQTLIRHHMRPFFLLELYLEGRLTVRARRRLIRDCPDYPLLFLLALADALAARGPASEKDTPDKLVELFEDLHRFAREIVSRVERERLVTGHDLIEIFGLKPGPVFREILSALEEARMEGRVKDRAGALAWIREYLKGRLPKEGV, from the coding sequence ATGGGGGATGGTTACCGAGGGCAGACCGGAGGGCTCCTTTCGGGCCTGGCGCTGAAAGAATCTTCGGCCAAGATCCGAGACTTTTTGCAGGAACTGGCCGGACGAGGCGAAGTTTATGTTACCGGGGGAGCCGTAAGGGACATCCTGCGGGGGGAGAGGGTAGGGGACCTGGATCTCACGGTGGTAGATCTTTCCCCCCTGGAGGTGGCTGAGGAAGCCGCAAGGAGGCTTTCCTGGGCCCTGGTTCCGCTTCACGAGGATTTCGGCGTCTTCCGGGTGGCGCACGGAGGCTTTAGTCTGGACATTTCCGGTCTTCGTCCGGGAGCGGTGGACATCGAGGAGGATCTTCGGTTGAGGGACTTTACCTTTAATGCCCTTGCGGTCCCTCTTCCGGAAGCCCTTGAGAAGACACCTTCGGAATGGCCTCTTCTTGATCCCTGCCTGGGGCTTCGGGATCTTAAGTCCGGTTTGATCCGGGCCATCTCTCGCCGCAATCTTGTAGATGATCCCCTGAGGATCCTCCGGGCCTATCGTTTCTATGCCCTCGGTTTCGGAGAGATAGAGGAGGAGACCCGGAGGTGGCTTTCGGCGGAAAGAGAACGGCTTTTGGGGGTGGCCCGGGAGCGCATTGCCCATGAGCTCATGCTCATTCTCAAAAGTAAGCGGGCCGGGGAGACTTTTTCACTCATGGCCGAAGACGAAGTTTTTTTTGTGATCTTTCCCGAACTTGCCGAGGCCCGGGGCGTGCCGCAGCCTGCCTTTCATCATCTGGATGTGCTGGGGCACAGCCTCGAGGCCCTCCGGCGGGCCGAGGAGGTACTCGAAGCCCCGGAAAAATTTTTCGGAACCGGGGAACCTTTCCGGGAGGTTCTAAAAGATCCCGAACGGGTGGTGGCGGTCAAGCTCGCCGCGCTTTTTCACGATGCCGGAAAGGCTCGCACCTTTGCTCCTCCCGGGAAACGATCGGACCGCATCACCTTCTACGAACACGAGAAGGTGGGCGCGGAGATGTTCGAGGCCTGGGCCACTCGATTGCGCTGGAAGCGCTCGCTTGCCAAGAAGGTTCAAACCCTCATCCGGCACCACATGCGGCCCTTCTTCCTGCTGGAGCTTTACCTGGAGGGGCGTCTCACGGTAAGGGCTCGCCGTCGCCTGATAAGGGACTGCCCGGATTATCCCCTTCTGTTTCTCCTGGCCCTGGCCGACGCCCTGGCCGCCCGGGGCCCGGCCTCCGAAAAGGACACTCCGGACAAACTGGTGGAACTCTTCGAGGACCTCCATCGTTTCGCCCGGGAAATCGTTTCCCGGGTGGAAAGGGAGCGCCTGGTCACCGGACACGATCTCATCGAGATTTTCGGTTTGAAACCGGGTCCCGTTTTTCGGGAGATCCTTTCGGCCCTGGAGGAGGCCCGAATGGAGGGCCGGGTTAAAGACCGCGCCGGGGCCCTGGCCTGGATCAGGGAGTACCTGAAAGGCCGTTTGCCGAAAGAAGGGGTATAA
- a CDS encoding ABC transporter permease, protein MNLRTATLSVLFFLAVFYLGLILSLLYFFEGSRFWETLFSPRTLFNLRLSLVCATLASGLSVLLGLPAAYALSRFDFRGKQILDTLLELPLIVSPAALGAMLLIFFNQPLGAWIEARGVRFVFTVEGIVLAQFAATAGLAVRLLKAALDEIPRRYENVARTLGATPLRAFLTVTLPLSRKGLLSAFVLTWAKALGEFGATITLAGSMPFRTETLPIAIFMRLSTADLVGTATLTLILVALGLTLLYGVRKLGEATS, encoded by the coding sequence GTGAATCTCCGCACGGCCACCCTTTCGGTGCTTTTCTTCCTGGCGGTCTTCTATCTGGGGCTCATCCTTTCTCTTTTATACTTTTTTGAGGGTTCCAGATTCTGGGAAACCCTTTTCTCCCCTCGAACGCTTTTTAACCTGCGTCTGAGTCTGGTCTGCGCCACCCTGGCCAGCGGTCTTTCCGTCCTGCTGGGTCTTCCCGCGGCCTACGCCCTTTCCCGTTTCGACTTCCGGGGAAAACAGATCCTGGATACCCTTCTCGAGCTTCCCCTCATAGTTTCCCCCGCGGCCCTGGGGGCCATGCTTCTCATCTTTTTTAACCAGCCTCTCGGGGCCTGGATAGAGGCCCGGGGCGTCCGTTTTGTCTTTACGGTGGAGGGGATAGTGCTGGCCCAGTTTGCCGCCACGGCGGGTCTGGCGGTGCGTTTGCTCAAGGCGGCTCTTGACGAAATTCCCCGTCGCTACGAGAATGTGGCCCGCACCCTGGGAGCCACTCCTCTGAGGGCCTTCCTCACCGTGACCCTCCCGCTCTCCCGGAAAGGACTCCTTTCGGCCTTCGTGCTTACCTGGGCCAAGGCCCTGGGAGAATTCGGCGCTACCATAACTCTTGCCGGGTCCATGCCTTTCCGTACCGAGACGCTGCCCATCGCCATCTTCATGCGTCTTTCCACCGCGGATCTGGTGGGCACGGCCACCCTCACCCTCATTCTGGTGGCCCTGGGGCTCACGCTTCTTTACGGGGTGCGCAAGCTGGGAGAGGCCACCTCATGA
- a CDS encoding integron integrase, which yields MSQKENLNAESEWAEVLEKARKILRRKHYSYRTEKTYLDWIRQLADYLEYKLPQEVSGEDFQNFLTYLAVERNVAPATQNQALNALVFFYRKVLEKNIDPYIEAVKAREKRRLPVVLSREEVEAVLSELEETYYLICALMYGGGLRVSETVRLRVKDLDFERGLITVFSGKGDKDRVTVFPRKLTPELEVHLAKIREIYHQDRRAGVAGVYLPYALERKYPEAGKEWAWFWLFPSKDLSVDPRTETVRRHHIHPSAVQRAFKKALRKAGVEKPATVHSLRHSFATHLLEDGYDIRTIQELLGHKSLRTTMIYTHIVGRRITGVVSPLDR from the coding sequence ATTTCCCAAAAAGAAAACCTAAATGCCGAATCGGAATGGGCTGAAGTCCTAGAAAAAGCCAGGAAAATATTGCGACGTAAGCACTATTCTTACCGCACAGAAAAAACTTACCTAGATTGGATTCGACAACTGGCGGACTACCTAGAATACAAACTACCACAAGAAGTCTCAGGGGAAGATTTCCAGAATTTCTTGACTTATCTAGCCGTGGAGCGAAATGTGGCGCCAGCCACCCAGAACCAGGCCCTGAACGCCCTGGTCTTTTTCTATCGGAAGGTGCTGGAGAAAAACATAGATCCCTACATAGAGGCCGTAAAGGCCCGAGAGAAGCGAAGACTTCCGGTGGTGCTGAGCCGGGAAGAGGTGGAGGCCGTGCTCTCGGAACTTGAGGAAACCTATTACCTGATCTGTGCCCTCATGTACGGCGGGGGCTTGAGGGTGAGCGAGACGGTAAGACTCCGGGTAAAAGATCTGGATTTTGAACGAGGGTTGATCACGGTATTTTCCGGCAAGGGAGACAAAGACCGGGTAACCGTGTTTCCTCGGAAATTAACGCCGGAGCTTGAGGTGCATCTTGCCAAAATCCGAGAGATTTACCATCAGGACCGGCGGGCCGGGGTGGCCGGGGTATACCTGCCGTACGCGCTTGAGCGTAAATATCCCGAGGCCGGGAAAGAATGGGCCTGGTTCTGGCTGTTTCCTTCAAAAGATCTTTCCGTAGATCCGCGGACCGAGACCGTGCGTCGGCATCACATCCATCCCAGTGCGGTGCAACGGGCCTTCAAAAAGGCGCTACGGAAGGCCGGGGTGGAAAAGCCCGCTACGGTGCATTCCCTGCGGCACAGCTTCGCCACCCACCTTCTTGAGGACGGCTACGACATTCGCACCATCCAGGAACTTCTCGGTCACAAAAGCCTGCGCACCACCATGATTTACACTCATATCGTGGGACGGAGAATCACGGGGGTGGTGAGTCCGCTCGACCGCTGA